From a region of the Helianthus annuus cultivar XRQ/B chromosome 5, HanXRQr2.0-SUNRISE, whole genome shotgun sequence genome:
- the LOC110943892 gene encoding uncharacterized protein LOC110943892: protein MESLHCMISKAVELREFEGIRVDNGVAALSHLFYADDAIIMGVWSEENINKVARVLRVFHLCSGLKIYIHKSHLFGIGVNEGEVVSMASVLGYRVGSIPFEYLGIRVGANMNRVCHWNSVVEAIQNRLSTWKANTLSMGGRLTLLKSVLSSIPIYYLSLYKAPVKVIDKIESMMKKILWAGSSNGNKVYWVAWETVCTTKKDGGLGVSRLKDVNAALIAKWVWRFKVEKDALWRNVVEQIHEGRGNWDMLPVKRGISGCWKTIVNFVENMKIQGMQIQQLVRCKVGSGESARFWTDLWIGSEVLKKRWPCLYKHDSNKGYAINERIRWIADGIQFTAQWRRFPVSVEAISEMQDMDRLLNTFAAWGLADSWVWNDGKDGTFSVANFKKLLRQDRGVSRESKLKWDKWVLLKVNLVVWRAELVTNQGCAY, encoded by the coding sequence ATGGAATCGCTTCATTGTATGATTTCGAAAGCGGTGGAGCTAAGGGAATTCGAGGGTATTAGAGTGGATAACGGGGTGGCGGCTCTCTCTCATTTATTCTACGCCGATGATGCCATTATTATGGGGGTTTGGTCGGAGGAAAATATAAATAAAGTGGCTAGAGTTTTGCGGGTGTTTCATCTTTGTTCGGGCCTCAAAATCTATATTCACAAATCCCATTTGTTTGGTATTGGGGTGAATGAGGGTGAAGTGGTTAGTATGGCTTCGGTTCTTGGTTACCGGGTGGGTTCTATCCCGTTCGAATACTTGGGTATTCGGGTCGGCGCCAACATGAATCGAGTATGTCATTGGAACTCGGTGGTTGAAGCTATCCAAAACAGACTTAGTACTTGGAAGGCTAATACTCTTTCAATGGGAGGGAGGTTGACGCTTTTAAAGTCGGTTTTGTCAAGTATCCCAATTTATTACCTTTCATTATATAAGGCTCCGGTTAAAGTCATTGATAAGATTGAAAGCATGATGAAAAAAATTTTATGGGCCGGTTCGAGTAATGGTAACAAGGTCTATTGGGTAGCATGGGAGACGGTGTGTACGACAAAAAAAGATGGTGGATTGGGGGTGTCCAGGCTTAAAGATGTGAATGCGGCTCTTATAGCTAAGTGGGTTTGGAGATTCAAGGTAGAGAAAGATGCTTTGTGGCGCAATGTGGTAGAACAGATTCACGAGGGTAGAGGGAATTGGGATATGCTTCCTGTTAAAAGGGGCATCTCTGGATGCTGGAAAACTATTGTGAATTTTGTGGAAAACATGAAGATTCAGGGGATGCAGATTCAACAATTGGTTAGATGCAAAGTTGGGTCAGGGGAGTCAGCTCGTTTTTGGACAgacttgtggattgggtcggagGTCCTAAAGAAACGGTGGCCATGTCTGTACAAACATGATAGTAATAAGGGCTATGCAATAAATGAGAGAATTAGATGGATCGCTGATGGGATTCAGTTCACGGCTCAGTGGAGAAGATTCCCAGTTTCGGTAGAGGCGATCTCTGAAATGCAAGATATGGACAGATTGCTGAACACCTTCGCTGCTTGGGGGTTGGCTGATTCGTGGGTCTGGAATGATGGGAAAGATGGGACCTTCTCAGTGGCAAACTTTAAAAAGTTACTACGACAAGATAGAGGCGTTTCTCGAGAAAGCAAGCTGAAATGGGACAAGTGGGTTCTGTTGAAAGTGAACCTGGTGGTTTGGAGAGCAGAGCTTGTTACCAACCAGGGATGCGCTTATTAG
- the LOC110943894 gene encoding uncharacterized protein LOC110943894, with protein sequence MTIPDASCVLCGGDYEDVKHIFIGCSFAFEVWNHIMNWCKLSPFFTYDFEDLLLLYKNVHCGKWRKKIVRGIVGITIWAIWKARNEKIFQDKNKLAREVLAKVKSMAFLWLQNRANFSCIVWEDWAKYPLYMYV encoded by the coding sequence ATGACTATTCCAGACGCCTCTTGTGTTTTGTGTGGAGGAGATTATGAAGACGTCAAACACATTTTCATTGGCTGCAGCTTTGCTTTTGAAGTATGGAACCATATTATGAACTGGTGCAAGTTATCTCCCTTTTTTACATATGATTTTGAggatttacttttactttataagAATGTCCATTGTGGTAAATGGAGAAAAAAGATTGTGAGAGGTATTGTTGGGATTACTATATGGGCGATATGGAAAGCAAGGAACGAGAAAATATTTCAAGACAAGAATAAGCTCGCTCGGGAGGTGTTGGCAAAAGTGAAATCAATGGCTTTTCTTTGGTTGCAAAATAGAGCGAATTTTTCTTGTATTGTGTGGGAGGATTGGGCTAAATACCCATTGTATATGTATGTGTAA
- the LOC110941767 gene encoding NAC domain-containing protein 83 — protein MSIHQNKHGEKVNMEVSKLNFIKDGAIRLPPGFRFQPTDQEIVFQYLIRKVFSCSLPAAIVPEIINICKLNPWDLPGDWEQDRYFFSKNEAKYGHGSTRPSGDGYWKETGFDKQITRCCNNNLITRKKEIIMGMKKTLVFYKGKPVNPGSTTRTCWIMHEYRLVHSTYSPKMSSNDKRTWMQLGNWVLCHIFLNKRSSKARVADEKLVSSGLTPQTELLHHDFTMRNDDQMNVLHEPPSSSSVSSSSSSCGSSDVTQEISSSRKLLHHEVK, from the exons ATGTCAATCCATCAAAATAAGCATGGAGAAAAGGTTAACATGGAGGTATCAAAGCTAAATTTTATTAAAGATGGAGCCATTAGATTACCACCCGGGTTCAGGTTCCAACCAACGGATCAAGAGATCGTGTTTCAGTATCTGATCCGTAAAGTTTTCTCATGTTCTCTTCCCGCTGCAATCGTTCCTGAAATCATCAACATTTGCAAGTTGAATCCTTGGGACTTGCCTG GGGATTGGGAGCAAGACAGGTACTTTTTCAGCAAGAATGAAGCTAAGTATGGCCATGGATCAACTAGACCAAGCGGTGACGGGTATTGGAAAGAAACTGGTTTCGACAAACAGATCACAAGGTGCTGTAATAACAATTTGATCACTAGAAAGAAAGAGATCATTATGGGGATGAAGAAAACACTTGTTTTCTACAAAGGCAAGCCTGTGAACCCGGGATCAACCACGAGGACTTGTTGGATTATGCACGAATATCGCCTTGTTCATTCCACTTACTCGCCAAAGATGAGCTCCAATGATAAG AGAACTTGGATGCAATTGGGAAACTGGGTTCTATGTCACATATTCTTGAACAAAAGAAGTAGTAAAGCAAGAGTTGCAGATGAGAAGCTGGTATCAAGTGGTTTAACTCCACAGACAGAGCTTCTGCATCATGATTTTACAATGAGAAATGATGATCAGATGAATGTCCTACATGAACCGCCATCATCTTCGTCggtgtcatcatcttcatcgtcttGTGGCTCTAGTGACGTGACTCAAGAAATTTCTTCAAGTAGAAAGTTGTTGCATCATGAAGTtaagtaa
- the LOC110941768 gene encoding probable protein S-acyltransferase 7 yields the protein MHVVHPPKLSDAAAADHSPELLRTYQTWKGSNIFFLGGRFIFGPDVGSVFLSMFLIVAPVAVFCAFVARKLIDDFSHNLGVLILVVAIVFTCYVIILLLMTSGRDPGIIPRNAHPPQPETTDQGIEVGPGQTPQLRLPRVKEVVVNGMTVKVKYCDTCMLYRPPRCSHCSICDNCVERFDHHCPWVGQCIGRRNYRFFFMFVSSATLLCIYVFSFCWVYAIRIMHSENTSIWRALIKTPASIVLIIYTFLAVWFVGGLTIFHLYLISTNQSTYENFRYRYDRSENPYNRGIFGNFMEVFWTSIPPSKNNFRALVPREPKPPTRVSGGSFVNSDIQKVPSDVEMGSMKPIRKNEATGGDDGGAGGGRRASLGRSGSWDLQSEIASITGIGYSDRFSRGGSSGSLGGSVEVPVK from the exons atgcatGTCGTACATCCACCGAAGCTATCCGATGCCGCCGCCGCCGACCACTCGCCGGAGCTTCTCCGCACCTACCAGACATGGAAAGGAAGCAAC ATATTTTTTCTTGGCGGAAGGTTTATATTTGGACCGGACGTGGGATCTGTTTTCCTATCGATGTTTCTAATAGTTGCCCCTGTTGCTGTTTTCTGTGCATTTGTTGCAAGAAAGTTGATTGATGATTTTTCTCATAATCTGGGAGTTTTGATTTTGGTGGTGGCAATTGTATTCACATGTTAT GTAATAATCCTTCTTCTAATGACCTCTGGAAGAGACCCAGGTATAATTCCTAGAAATGCACACCCTCCACAACCAGAAACTACAGATCAGGGTATAGAAGTCGGGCCTGGTCAAACTCCACAGTTACGTTTGCCTAGGGTTAAAGAAGTAGTGGTCAACGGGATGACCGTTAAAGTCAAATACTGTGATACTTGCATGTTGTATCGACCTCCACGTTGTTCTCATTGTTCAATATGTGACAACTGTGTGGAAAGATTCGATCATCACTGTCCATGGGTTGGACAGTGCATTGGACGG CGTAACTACCGGTTCTTCTTCATGTTTGTCTCCTCGGCAACTCTGCTGTGCATTTACGTGTTCTCCTTTTGCTGGGTGTATGCCATAAGGATCATGCACAGTGAAAACACTTCAATTTGGAGAGCATTAATCAAGACTCCTGCATCAATCGTGCTAATAATTTACACTTTTTTAGCAGTTTGGTTTGTTGGTGGCCTCACCATCTTTCATCTTTATCTCATCAGCACAAACCAG TCAACATATGAAAACTTTAGATATCGATACGACAGATCCGAAAATCCATACAACAGGGGCATTTTTGGAAACTTCATGGAGGTCTTCTGGACCAGCATTCCTCCATCTAAGAACAATTTCAGGGCATTGGTACCTAGAGAGCCTAAGCCTCCAACTAGAGTCAGCGGTGGCAGTTTTGTAAATTCAGACATACAGAAGGTTCCGAGCGACGTTGAAATGGGTAGCATGAAGCCTATCCGAAAGAACGAGGCCACAGGCGGAGATGACGGCGGCGCTGGTGGCGGCAGGCGGGCTAGCTTGGGGCGGAGCGGAAGCTGGGACCTGCAAAGTGAGATTGCTTCAATTACAGGTATTGGGTACTCAGACCGGTTCAGCCGTGGTGGAAGTAGTGGCAGCTTAGGTGGCAGTGTGGAGGTGCCAGTCAAATGA